The nucleotide sequence CGTGGTGTTCGGGATAAGCCTGTTGCTCATCTGCTTCTGCTACTGCTGCTGTCGGAAAGAGCAGTACGGCTATTCTAGAGTAGCATATGCTCTCTCGCTCACCATCCTCATTTTCTTCACACTCATGGCAATTATTGGATGTGTTTTGCTCTACACTGGCCAGGACAGGTTCCACAGCAGCACGTGCAACACGCTTGGATACGTCGTGGCACAGGCAGATAGGACTGCCGAAAACCTTAGGAATGTGTCAGAATATCTCAGTGCATCTAAGACGATTGGTATCAATGCCATTGTTCTTCCGGCAGACATCCAGCAGAGTATTGATGGTGTTATGGGATCCATAAAAAATGCTGCGACTATACTCTCTGATACAACTGAAAAGAGTTCAAAACGTATACAAGATGGCTTGGATATCATGTAACTATATAGCTATACTGCAACTTATTCCAAGTTTTGCTCACAATGCTTAATAATTTAGATAACATTAATTTTTCTGTTGCTATGTTTTGCAGGAGACTGGCTCTCATTGTTCTTGCTGCTGTTATGCTTTGTTTGGTCTTTGTTGGATTTTgtaagtcctttttttttttttttctttcgttttgaggtagaaatttcaaaaatttgacttttagaaTTATCCCTTATTAATCTCTCTGTTCCtcttttggactaaaattgtTGCAGTGGTTTCCATTTTTGGGATGGAATGTCTTGTATACTTGTAAGTGACACACCTAGAACTGTTTCATGTTCATTTTTAAGATCTCcaaattttggaagaatttcTGTCTTTGTCCTCTAACAAACACTTGCGCCTTTGATGCAGTTTGGTGATTCTTGGGTGGATTCTTGTCACGGGAACATTCATTTTGTGTGGTGTATTTCTCCTCGTCCATAAGTAAGTGTTGTTTAATCGTCACAAGAAAACATTATCAATAGTCACTGGCATTAGTGGCACCGAATAAGGTGGCTTAAAGCAGTACCAGTGCCTATAGTCAACAGACGATTATCAGGCTACAAGATTACTTAATCTTgctaaaataaattttgttctTCTGGTTTTTTGACTTGATTTCCTATGTGCATATTTGTTAGTGTGTTTGCAGATGCATGTGTTTCAATGGATGAGTGGGTGCAGAAGCAACCCACAGCTCATACCGCCTTAGATGAAATACTTCCATGTGTGAACAAAGACACAGCCAAAATGGCCTTAGCGAGGACTAGGGATGCAAGCTACTATGCAGTTGTTGTGCTGAACCGTGTCGTCACCGATGTTGCAAATTCTAATTCCCAGGCTAATGGTCCCTTTTACTTCAACCAGACCGGCCTACCATTGCCGCTTCTTTGCAACCCCTATGATGAAAATCGTAACGAGCGAAAGTGTGTCGATGGTGAAATTCAAATGCAAGATGTTCAAgaggtacaaataaaaaataaatggaagAAACCTAATAGCATCCATATCTAAGCTAAAGCGTAAATAGATTTCTTTGCTTGTGTCACAAGTTATTCAAAAGTTTCGAATGCAAGACCTGCTAGCTGCAAAGAGAGTTCTAATACCATGATATACAATCGCTAGACACAATAAGTATAAGCGTTAATAGCTTTTCCGAGTGTCTAAATCTGACCTACCTTATATTTTTGCCTCAAACAGGTGTGGAAGAAGTATGTGTGTCAATCTTCGCCAGCGAATGTTTGTATAACTCCTGGCCGGTTAACTCCAAACTATTACAACCAATTGTCCGCCTTCGTCAATGTGATCTACGCTCTCTATCGTTACAGTCCCTTCTTCGTTGAGCTTATAGACTGCACATTTGTTAGGGATGCATTCTCGGACATAAGTAAAGATCATTGCCCCGGTTTGCGGATACATAGTGCCTGGATGTACATTGGCTTGTTTTTGGTATCTGCAGCTGTAATGTTTTCCTTGATCTTCTGGGTAGTCTATGCCCGGGAACGAAGACACCGTGTCTATACCAAAAAGGTTTTGTCTTCTAGGGTTTGGCTAGAACAACCTGCAGAGTTGGCACTCTCTCAGACTCATTCCAGATCCTCCTCCAGGAGAACTCCCAAGCATTCCGGACTCCAGGACAGGGCCGCGTAACATTTGCATatacaagcaaacaagcaagcTTCTGATAACAGTACAGAATCAATGGTTGTATTGAGTGCCATGTGGGATTAGATAGGGAGTTAGTTATGATAAGGTTGTTGAGAAGTTTGCTTAGTCACTAAGCAATTGGATAAGAAGATATATCTCTGATGTAATCAACACATTGTACGATTCCATTCATTGAATATACAGAtctctttcttgtttttcaagcgctctctctctctctctctctctctctctctctctctctctctcttactgtATCTCTCAAGCTACAAACTGCAACAATTTCTGCTTCTGCATTTCCGTTTCCTTTTCTACTTCCTTGGATGTACATTTGAGTGATTTATCATATTGCTAGCGGGCGAACCTTGGCGCAACTTAGCGCTACTCCTTTGTGACTAAACGATCACGGGTTCAAGTAAACCTCTTTGCAAAGCAATGCCTTCCTATTGCTAAAATCTCCATCAGTCAaatattacaaataaaaaacaaaaagagaaatatgcataaattaaaccggTTACAAAACTAATATAGAATAGAACGGGATAGACAATAAACAATAAACGGagataaattttgatttttatacaACTTATTGTCAGTTTTGTGTTCCCAGTTCTGTTTTTGTAAGAAGTTgtaatcaattttatttatgcatACTTCCATGAACAAAAAATACGCAATGCGGGATTGGCCAAGCTTAATCATCCAATCAATTACTTATACCTTATATATTATCCAACATTTGCAGTGTAGGTTGAATATATGAACGACTTCTAGTGCAACGGTTGAGTATggtcaaagaaaaaaattacagaTAATGCTGATAGCTAGGTTTTATTGTCAATCAACGTCATTGAAGTTGTTTGAGTGAAAAGATAAGAAAATGGAGTTCATTGGCCACAAGCCACAACTTGTTAcaagataatttttttattattgctgcCTATATATATCTTATTTTGTAATCCTGTCTCaaacaatataattttttatttattggacTAATTATATATCCTTAATTTAATTGAAAACCCAGCATTCGTTATCTTGATGATTCTTAAGAGAGTCCCATGTTTGTCGTATCCAATTTACAGCAGCTAGCTAGCCTATTGCAGAATTTTAATTTGGCAGCATTGTTGAACAATCGCCCAATACGTGGTCGTAGGGCAAAGTCCTAGTATTTTCTGGTAGTGATATCATATCTTATTAATGTGAgctaaaaaaataaacttagaGGTCGTATCTTTTAATCAAAGTGAACGTAAGAGTGTTAAGAGATGCATCATGTCCGTACTATTTGTGTATATGTTTGGTAAGAGAATATTATTTATTGGTTCGAAATCCAGCACAATTTTTCCCACTAACCAATAACGTTATGGCCATTGAACAAACTAATTATATATTCCTCATGTAAATGGCAACGAATCCAGCAAAGCATTGAGGTAATAACCAGAAGTATTCTTCAAAAAACACCATTCAGTTCAAAATTCTGGGAACAACCGCTAAACGATTCTAATTAGGAATACCATAAGGAAACCAATTAGCTTACCCTAACAGATTTCTTGACTTGTAAACAACAAATTAACTAATTAGGTTAACATGCATGCGCGTTTAGGAAGCTCCATAAAAGACCCTAAATCTAAAACCTGTCATTAGGTTTGATAATTTTTCTGAATCACCAAAAAAGATAGTCAGACGTGGTTGAACTATTCCGCCATGGCCTCAAAAAAAGCAACCTCCAATCCAAAATCACACACCTCAATCCGTACATGTTCATGTTCACCGAGCACACATCCGGGATCTTTCCGGTGCAGTTTGCACAAAAATTCTCATAAACGGGTCATAATTAGTGATGATCCTGCAATTGTCGAAAAGCCAAATGCCATAAAAGGATGCCTCCTCCGTCAAATGAAGCCCTCAGAACATGATCCTCGGAGACGGAGAAAGTTCCAGGCGAGGCCAAGCAGGTTCTACCTAGCTAATGAACAACAACAGAAATGAGGTTGCAGTTTCTTGATGATCTCCGGTCGTAGTTTCTGGAATTTTTTCGGTTCTTATTCTGGGACCCTTTACGTAGGTTGGATTTGATAGAAATTTGAAACTTGCTTCTTCTTCTGTtcttcttttcatattttttgtaattgtttCTTTCATACGTTTCCTTTTAAAGGGCAACCCCAAGGTTCCCAGTTTTGCAGGGTTGGAGGATGAACGTAGTTCAAGGTTGGAGGATGAACGTAGTCTTACCTTACTTTGCAAATAGGCTATTTCCACAATTTGAAACATGATGCTAGATCTCCTTCGAAGAACGTGTATGAAAATAAGGTCACATTTGTCAATACGTCTTTTCGGATTTAACAAGAAACCATGTCGAGACAGtaaaagaacactcaagaatttgaaGGTCAAAAAAAGTCTATCAAATCTAAAGTATAAGATAACTGGAATGAATGTACAGCTCTGATGCATGAACAGGTGTAAGACACAAAATCGTcagaatttaaataaataatatagaaTTAAGGCATGATCACAAACCGACCTTAGCTCAGTTGGTAGAGCGGAGGACTGTAGTTGGAAATATCCATCAGATATCCTTAGGTCACTGGTTCGAATCCGGTAGGTCggaaattgtttttaatttttgttacatTAATGTTTTGCTTTCCATTTAACGCCCATATCAGTCGTCATGAGTTTCGCCAGTTTATCGGGACATTTTCGTCCTATTAACACCTGaattcaatcaattttttttataaaaattagtgTAACTCATAATATCTTAATTGCGTCAAAAGAACGTTTACGTCAAAATTAGATGTTATTATTCAACTTGATGGTTCCAAACTTCCAAAAGTTTTAAGGGCAGGAAAGTTCTGCCCCTTCGACAAAGGCACCTCCTTAGGCCTATGGGCCATGGCCATGCACACAAGAAAAGTTGCAGAGACTTGTTCTCCTCTTCCTCAAGACATTAATTACACATGTAGAGGGTCAAGaaagacataaaaaaatattcagacaattcaaatgcaaggtACCACAGACTACGCAGACTTTCAAACACACAACTTGCTTTGTGCTCGAGACGTGCAGTTGACAGTTTGACCCTTGACCAAGGAAGAAGCATCCTCTTGCAGTTCACATACTAAAAGAGAAAGAGTGGGGTTCCAGAACTTGTTGCGACCCCCACCATGTTGGAGGACTTTTCTGTTCATCCAATCATATAGGGTAAcattttttcaaattcttgcaaagttataattaattacaaagaaaaataccACTTGTTAAAGTATAGAGACAGGTCGCGGTCCACCATGAATAACATCGATATTGTCAACAGTTAATCACCTGTGCAATCTATAGGTGTGGAGTTTTTATGCAATGGCCAATGTGAGACTTTTTACTTTATTCAACATGCCCCCTCACGTCGAACCACTTTGAAGTGGGTTAGACGTAGAGCTACATCGATTATGTTTGTCAATGAACCCAGTAATTTAGGCCAAGGTCTGAAAATCGGTTCTAATTTCATGTTAAAGTTTCAAAGAGACGTGTCGTCATCCACCACTAGTAGCATCAACATTGTCACCACTTAATTACAAGTGCAATTAATAGGTGTGGAGTTTTTATGTGAAAGGCCTCTATGCAATTAGAATTGAAACCATTTGATATAAGTTGTTCTTCGTTTTGTGAGATGGCCAACATGAGACATTTTACTTTATTCAACAACACTATCCTAATCAACCGGCTTACCTCATATATGTGATGGAGTATCTTTCTAACACATAGGTATGATAGTATAAGGATCAAGAACCAAACCCAATTAATTCAATTACTTATTTTGTATGTAAGAAACAAATGAGGAGTCATagataaaagtttaaaataaaagtaaCTAAATGTTAATCTTTAGGGTTATCCTTTCGCAGTGACTTCCACGAAACAATATACCATTGATTGTAACTGGATTACCCATAAACTATTACTTATTGGCTGCCTTCACATCTGTACTTGTAACTTGTGGATAATCACAACAAAGATAAATCAAGTTGTTCCGTGATGAATAATTCTTAACGTAAATGTAAGTTAGTTCAGTCAATTAAAGCATTGTGCCGTCCCTTTGCATCCAAGGTTTATTCTCTTTTTGTCTTCAAGGAAGGGAGTCACCCAAGGGTTGAAGTTTcaatctctcttttcatatGTTAAAACATAGTTTCAgagtgtttttataaaattgtactcgtctattttcttcactacaaatgaatatcttaatgattttgaatttgtcttatttttgcAAAGATAATCTATGAGTGATGTTCTAAAAGACAAAGGATTCAGATCattgaaatatattataaagtgAGATCcacaaaaatttgtgtgaaaaattgtacaaaaaaaatgatgttaTGAATACGCCCCCTTCTCATATGTCCCAGTTCTCACATGGTTTGAACTTTTAATTAAACCCTAATCTTTATTAAATGATCGTGTTAGGgttagaaaaatattttatacGCGT is from Pyrus communis chromosome 10, drPyrComm1.1, whole genome shotgun sequence and encodes:
- the LOC137748997 gene encoding uncharacterized protein — protein: MSCLRSNTWTISVLFLSIFLFVPLISGTPDLFDIIRATAVEVGREEGHVGFHGMVGWDTAARRFLEEKGGENRTVMLLAEQRTRRRDPLDKFKKYSGGWDLKNKHYWASVGFTAAPFFVTAVVWFVVFGISLLLICFCYCCCRKEQYGYSRVAYALSLTILIFFTLMAIIGCVLLYTGQDRFHSSTCNTLGYVVAQADRTAENLRNVSEYLSASKTIGINAIVLPADIQQSIDGVMGSIKNAATILSDTTEKSSKRIQDGLDIMRLALIVLAAVMLCLVFVGFLVSIFGMECLVYFLVILGWILVTGTFILCGVFLLVHNVFADACVSMDEWVQKQPTAHTALDEILPCVNKDTAKMALARTRDASYYAVVVLNRVVTDVANSNSQANGPFYFNQTGLPLPLLCNPYDENRNERKCVDGEIQMQDVQEVWKKYVCQSSPANVCITPGRLTPNYYNQLSAFVNVIYALYRYSPFFVELIDCTFVRDAFSDISKDHCPGLRIHSAWMYIGLFLVSAAVMFSLIFWVVYARERRHRVYTKKVLSSRVWLEQPAELALSQTHSRSSSRRTPKHSGLQDRAA